A stretch of the Archangium violaceum genome encodes the following:
- a CDS encoding carbohydrate porin: MTSGSPLLPVRAAWRTCLTLCALVLLAAPASARASLFADRLEISMYGRVGLAWSPVTGKFIQGRTMNLTGSAQGGRLEEGDYLEPTIRFHLMEPVKDDPTAAYADVVLTPAMFANNGLFIGTFGNRNAQTLQIELFQAYAEAGNILAPGLKLWAGARFYRGTDVHIADYFYFNNLTGQGVGVAYGPLDVAVLLHTSASTTGDVYNFDSDGDGRADLRRQRTMLVGQYVHKLEAGHSFHLLGEFHLLPELQGARLADGTQRDLPADFGWVAGIKGHFSLGADNFNDVSVRYGSRIASGSRAGSQTWDVLGPPGDNRLYADAAGLEVVDHFLYNVSPLLSLNAYGILHWNQGTERTLEVPGAPASTVTDRWFDYSVGARSTLYLSDYFHLVNEATYQGLRVGNGPMSNALKLSIVPTIVPTGQRSVWARPHLRLFYTIAFYDEDAVAGLVSPYLQTMGGGSSIGHYVGARAEWWF, encoded by the coding sequence GTGACATCTGGTAGTCCCCTTCTTCCCGTGCGCGCGGCCTGGCGCACGTGCCTGACGTTGTGTGCCCTCGTGCTCCTGGCTGCTCCCGCCTCCGCCCGGGCGAGCCTGTTCGCGGACCGGTTGGAGATCTCCATGTACGGCCGCGTCGGTCTGGCGTGGTCGCCCGTGACGGGAAAGTTCATCCAGGGCAGGACGATGAACCTCACGGGGAGCGCGCAGGGCGGACGTTTGGAGGAGGGCGACTACCTGGAGCCCACCATCCGCTTCCACCTCATGGAGCCCGTGAAGGATGATCCGACGGCGGCCTACGCGGATGTGGTGCTGACGCCGGCCATGTTCGCCAACAACGGCCTGTTCATCGGCACCTTCGGCAACAGGAACGCCCAGACGCTGCAGATCGAGCTGTTCCAGGCCTACGCCGAGGCGGGCAACATCCTCGCGCCGGGGCTGAAGCTGTGGGCCGGCGCCCGCTTCTACCGCGGCACGGACGTGCACATCGCGGACTACTTCTACTTCAACAACCTGACCGGGCAGGGCGTGGGCGTGGCGTACGGTCCGCTCGATGTGGCCGTGCTGCTGCATACGTCCGCGTCCACCACGGGCGATGTGTACAACTTCGACTCGGACGGGGACGGGAGGGCGGACCTGCGCCGCCAGCGCACCATGCTGGTGGGACAGTACGTGCACAAGCTGGAGGCCGGGCACTCGTTCCACCTGCTGGGCGAGTTCCACCTGCTGCCGGAGCTCCAGGGGGCGCGCCTGGCGGACGGTACGCAGCGCGACCTGCCGGCGGACTTCGGCTGGGTGGCGGGCATCAAGGGTCACTTCAGCCTGGGCGCCGACAACTTCAATGACGTGTCGGTGCGCTACGGCAGCCGCATCGCCTCGGGCAGCCGCGCTGGCTCGCAGACGTGGGACGTGCTGGGGCCCCCGGGCGACAACCGCCTGTACGCGGATGCCGCGGGCCTGGAGGTGGTGGACCACTTCCTCTACAACGTCAGCCCCCTCCTCAGCCTCAATGCCTACGGCATCCTCCACTGGAACCAGGGCACGGAGCGGACCCTCGAGGTGCCCGGCGCTCCCGCGTCGACCGTGACGGATCGCTGGTTCGATTACTCGGTGGGCGCCCGCAGCACCCTGTACCTGTCCGACTACTTCCACCTCGTCAACGAGGCGACCTACCAGGGTCTGCGCGTGGGCAACGGTCCCATGTCCAATGCGCTGAAGCTCTCGATCGTGCCCACCATCGTCCCCACGGGGCAGCGCAGCGTCTGGGCCCGCCCCCACCTGCGGCTCTTCTACACCATCGCCTTCTACGACGAGGACGCGGTGGCGGGGCTCGTCTCGCCCTACCTGCAGACCATGGGGGGCGGTAGCTCCATCGGCCACTACGTGGGCGCTCGTGCGGAGTGGTGGTTCTGA
- a CDS encoding ABC transporter substrate-binding protein, giving the protein MDNALRNAFRDALRNTLMGLALAGALVTHNRAEAATVTISCGTVGQEFEQCRKGAEAWAKKAGHQVKVESGPTDASEQLTVFQQQLSAGASEIDVYRVDVVWPGILGAHFIDLKPYIPAEVLSQHFPAIVQNNTVEGKLVAMPWFTDAGLLYYRQDLLEKHGQKPPTTWQELAEVAKLVQDAERKAGNTKMVGFVFQAKAAETLTCNALEWVDSFRGGTIVSDEGKVTINNPKAVEALRTAASWIDTIAPKGVLSYEEEDARGVFQSGNAVFMRNWPYAWALANAPDSPVKGKVAVMALPKGGKDGKHTGTLGGWQLSVSKYSKNPAIAADLVKYLTSPEEQKRRALEASFNPTLISLYKDPDLLKANPFYATLLETFTNAVARPSKVTGPKYSRVSADFRNAVHTVLSGRGKPEEQLKKLQTKLERLSRRGKW; this is encoded by the coding sequence ATGGACAACGCACTGCGCAACGCCTTTCGCGACGCACTGCGCAATACCTTGATGGGGCTCGCCCTCGCCGGGGCCCTGGTCACCCACAACCGGGCCGAGGCCGCGACGGTCACCATCTCGTGTGGCACCGTGGGCCAGGAGTTCGAGCAATGCAGGAAGGGAGCGGAGGCCTGGGCCAAGAAGGCGGGACATCAGGTCAAGGTGGAGAGCGGGCCCACGGACGCGAGCGAGCAGCTCACGGTCTTCCAGCAGCAGCTGTCGGCGGGCGCGTCGGAGATCGACGTCTACCGCGTGGACGTGGTGTGGCCGGGCATCCTCGGGGCGCACTTCATCGACTTGAAGCCCTACATTCCAGCGGAGGTGTTGTCGCAGCATTTCCCCGCAATCGTCCAGAACAACACAGTGGAGGGGAAGCTGGTCGCCATGCCGTGGTTCACGGACGCGGGCCTTCTCTACTACCGGCAGGATCTGCTGGAGAAGCACGGCCAGAAGCCGCCCACGACGTGGCAGGAACTGGCCGAGGTGGCGAAGCTGGTGCAGGACGCCGAGCGCAAGGCCGGCAACACGAAGATGGTGGGCTTCGTCTTCCAGGCCAAGGCGGCGGAGACGCTCACGTGCAACGCGCTGGAGTGGGTCGACTCCTTCCGCGGAGGGACGATCGTCTCGGATGAAGGCAAGGTGACGATCAACAACCCGAAGGCGGTGGAGGCGCTGAGGACGGCGGCCTCGTGGATCGACACCATCGCGCCCAAGGGGGTGCTCAGCTACGAGGAAGAGGACGCGCGCGGCGTCTTCCAGTCGGGCAACGCGGTGTTCATGCGCAACTGGCCGTATGCGTGGGCGCTGGCCAACGCGCCGGACAGCCCGGTGAAGGGCAAGGTGGCGGTGATGGCGCTGCCCAAGGGAGGCAAGGACGGCAAGCACACGGGCACGCTGGGGGGCTGGCAGCTCTCGGTGTCGAAATACTCCAAGAACCCGGCCATCGCGGCGGACCTGGTGAAGTACCTGACGAGCCCCGAGGAGCAGAAGCGGCGCGCGCTCGAGGCCTCCTTCAACCCCACCCTCATCTCGCTCTACAAGGATCCCGATCTGCTCAAGGCCAACCCGTTCTACGCCACCCTGCTGGAGACCTTCACGAACGCGGTGGCGAGGCCCTCGAAGGTGACGGGGCCCAAGTACAGCCGGGTGAGCGCCGACTTCCGAAACGCCGTGCACACCGTGCTGTCCGGCCGGGGCAAGCCGGAGGAGCAATTGAAGAAGCTGCAGACGAAGCTCGAGCGCCTGAGCCGCAGGGGGAAGTGGTGA
- a CDS encoding carbohydrate ABC transporter permease gives MSAPGAPVPITPASPAGAETLKKETRPPSRSSLLERQRVRSAWMFLLPTLVVLAGVAGWPLLRTFWFAFTDANLSDLEAAQYVGVDNFILVMEDPTWWRSVWNTFRFTGVSVALETVLGMLIALTLNTRFPGRGIMRAAVLVPWAIPTVVSARMWGWMFHDIYGVINAMLLSVGLLSQPMAWTADPELSMAAIIAVDVWKTTPFMALLLLAALQMLPEEIYEAAKLDGANRVRVFFQITLPLIRGPMLVAIIFRVLDALRVFDLFYVLTTNSSESMSMAVYARQQMFEFQDLGLGAAAASLLFAVIALFTVAYLSLARVTAEEGA, from the coding sequence GTGAGCGCACCCGGAGCTCCCGTTCCCATCACACCCGCCTCGCCCGCCGGAGCCGAAACACTGAAGAAGGAGACCCGCCCTCCTTCCCGGAGCTCGCTCCTGGAGCGGCAGCGCGTCCGCTCGGCGTGGATGTTCCTCCTGCCCACGCTGGTGGTGCTGGCCGGGGTGGCCGGCTGGCCGCTGCTGCGGACCTTCTGGTTCGCCTTCACGGACGCGAACCTGTCCGACCTGGAGGCCGCCCAGTACGTCGGCGTGGACAACTTCATCCTCGTGATGGAGGACCCCACCTGGTGGCGCTCGGTGTGGAACACCTTCCGCTTCACCGGCGTGTCGGTGGCCCTGGAGACGGTGTTGGGGATGCTCATCGCCCTCACGCTGAACACCCGCTTCCCGGGGCGCGGCATCATGCGGGCGGCGGTGCTGGTGCCGTGGGCCATTCCCACAGTGGTGTCCGCCCGGATGTGGGGCTGGATGTTTCATGACATCTACGGCGTCATCAACGCGATGCTGCTGAGCGTGGGGCTGCTCTCCCAGCCCATGGCCTGGACGGCGGATCCCGAATTGTCCATGGCGGCGATCATCGCGGTGGACGTGTGGAAGACCACGCCGTTCATGGCCCTGTTGCTGCTGGCGGCGCTGCAGATGCTGCCGGAGGAGATCTACGAGGCCGCGAAGTTGGACGGGGCGAACCGGGTGCGCGTCTTCTTCCAGATCACCCTGCCGCTCATCCGCGGGCCCATGCTGGTGGCCATCATCTTCCGCGTGCTGGACGCACTGCGGGTGTTCGACCTGTTCTACGTCCTCACCACCAACAGCAGCGAATCCATGTCCATGGCCGTCTACGCGCGGCAGCAGATGTTCGAGTTCCAGGATCTGGGGTTGGGTGCGGCGGCGGCCTCGCTGCTGTTCGCGGTCATCGCGCTCTTCACCGTGGCCTACCTCTCGTTGGCGCGGGTGACCGCGGAGGAAGGCGCATGA
- a CDS encoding carbohydrate ABC transporter permease: MRKLYHVLGKIGFWLLVALITVYTLFPFYWAVVSSLKKGSALFEVEAWPAQPAWENYRLVFSEQPFGENLLNSVLVAGSVVLVSLFLAVTASFALARIRFRGRTPLMLMILGVSMFPQIAVLSGMFELIRWLGLYNQLPGLTLSYLLLTLPFTVWVLTTFMRELPKELEEAAVMDGASPWVICTKVFLPLLKPALVTTGLLAFISAWNEFIFALTFTLGQDKRTVPVAIALLSGASQYELPWGLIMAASVIVTVPLIILVLIFQRRIVSGLTAGAVKG, translated from the coding sequence ATGAGGAAGCTCTACCACGTCTTGGGGAAGATCGGCTTCTGGCTGCTGGTGGCCCTCATCACCGTCTACACCCTCTTCCCGTTCTACTGGGCGGTGGTGTCCTCGCTGAAGAAGGGCAGCGCTCTCTTCGAGGTGGAGGCGTGGCCCGCGCAACCGGCGTGGGAGAACTACCGGCTGGTGTTCAGCGAGCAGCCCTTCGGGGAGAACCTGCTCAACTCGGTGCTGGTGGCCGGGTCGGTGGTGCTGGTGTCGCTCTTCCTGGCGGTCACGGCATCCTTCGCGCTGGCGCGCATCCGCTTCCGGGGACGTACCCCGCTGATGCTGATGATCCTCGGCGTGTCGATGTTCCCGCAGATCGCCGTGCTCTCGGGCATGTTCGAGCTCATCCGCTGGCTGGGGCTCTACAACCAGCTGCCGGGGCTGACGCTCTCGTACCTCCTGCTCACCCTGCCCTTCACGGTGTGGGTGCTGACGACGTTCATGCGGGAGCTGCCCAAGGAGCTGGAGGAGGCCGCGGTGATGGACGGGGCCTCGCCGTGGGTCATCTGCACGAAGGTGTTCCTGCCGCTGCTCAAGCCCGCGCTGGTGACGACGGGACTCCTGGCCTTCATCTCGGCGTGGAACGAGTTCATCTTCGCGCTGACCTTCACGCTGGGTCAGGACAAGCGGACGGTGCCCGTGGCCATCGCGCTGCTGAGTGGAGCGAGCCAGTACGAGCTGCCGTGGGGCCTCATCATGGCGGCCTCGGTGATCGTCACCGTGCCGCTCATCATCCTGGTGCTCATCTTCCAGCGCCGGATCGTCTCGGGTCTCACCGCGGGAGCGGTGAAGGGCTGA
- a CDS encoding extracellular solute-binding protein, whose amino-acid sequence MKRCRSFPLLFLLILVSWAGLARASEVVVWHGYRASERTALEKIVAAYNAAHPQSGVQVRLLAIPSDAFTDKISATLSRGVGPDVFVFPQDRLGGWVEGGGLLEPLDFFLEPSVRQRYVPGTLEAMTYRGSVYALPLNFKAITLIYNKKLMEKPPRTTGEMLAMCKALRARTAEKDRVCLAYPYTDFYYHAALMHAFGGRVFDPGPRVRLDAPENVKSLEQLLRWVGQEGLMPAEPSTALVTSLFNEGKAAMVFSGPWFIGEIAPGIDYGLAPLPTVDEAGGKPLKPWMTVEGVGISAHSKHKDAAYDFVRYLTGPEGARVMALQGRQNPALAQIYEEPAIASDPVLSAIREQAEVALPMPNLPEMTMVWSPATSAMNAVLHRLATPKAALSEAQKAVQKDVAGLRRGARPASAAPAKSP is encoded by the coding sequence ATGAAGCGCTGTCGATCGTTTCCGCTCCTGTTCCTGCTGATCCTGGTGTCCTGGGCCGGGCTGGCCCGAGCCTCCGAGGTGGTGGTGTGGCACGGCTACCGTGCCTCCGAGCGCACCGCACTGGAGAAAATCGTCGCCGCCTACAACGCGGCCCATCCACAGTCCGGCGTGCAGGTGAGGCTGCTGGCCATTCCCTCGGATGCCTTCACGGACAAGATCTCCGCGACGCTATCGCGCGGGGTGGGTCCCGATGTCTTCGTCTTCCCGCAGGATCGGCTCGGGGGCTGGGTGGAGGGGGGAGGGCTGCTCGAGCCGCTCGACTTCTTCCTCGAGCCCTCCGTGCGGCAACGCTACGTGCCGGGGACGCTGGAGGCGATGACCTATCGGGGCTCCGTCTATGCGCTGCCCCTGAACTTCAAGGCCATCACGCTCATCTACAACAAGAAGCTGATGGAGAAGCCGCCTCGGACCACGGGCGAGATGCTGGCCATGTGCAAGGCACTGCGCGCCAGGACGGCGGAGAAGGACCGGGTCTGCCTCGCCTATCCCTACACGGACTTCTACTACCACGCGGCGTTGATGCACGCCTTCGGTGGCCGCGTGTTCGATCCAGGTCCCCGGGTGCGGTTGGACGCGCCGGAGAACGTCAAGTCCCTGGAGCAGTTGTTGCGGTGGGTGGGCCAGGAGGGATTGATGCCCGCCGAGCCGTCCACGGCGCTCGTCACGTCGTTGTTCAACGAAGGCAAGGCGGCGATGGTCTTCTCCGGCCCCTGGTTCATCGGGGAGATCGCCCCGGGCATCGATTATGGATTGGCCCCGCTGCCCACGGTGGACGAGGCGGGCGGCAAACCCCTGAAGCCGTGGATGACGGTGGAGGGCGTGGGCATCTCCGCGCACTCCAAGCACAAGGACGCCGCCTACGACTTCGTGCGCTACCTCACCGGCCCCGAGGGGGCTCGCGTCATGGCGCTGCAGGGACGGCAGAACCCCGCGCTCGCCCAGATCTACGAAGAGCCGGCCATCGCCTCGGACCCGGTGCTGTCGGCGATCCGCGAGCAGGCCGAGGTGGCCCTTCCCATGCCCAACCTTCCGGAGATGACCATGGTCTGGTCTCCAGCGACCTCGGCCATGAATGCCGTCCTCCACCGGCTCGCCACGCCCAAGGCCGCGTTGAGCGAGGCCCAGAAGGCGGTCCAGAAGGACGTGGCCGGCCTGCGGCGGGGGGCCAGGCCCGCCTCCGCTGCTCCAGCGAAGAGCCCGTAG
- a CDS encoding kelch repeat-containing protein: MKTRVKGWSSRRAGMSLSLMVLAACSQVRNEEQQAPTPSAEALIRGTPNQSLTSMAASLTPELQWAWTGSSVLPAHKQVMMTPVVVDVNGDGTPDIVFSTFDGEYFNRTNEEGGNGNSNGVLRAVSGDDGRELWAATDPSARVKPAASIAAGDIDGDGKVEICGIPENGRGIICFENDGTFKFRSAPDAYDFNEWGGPSLADLEGDGTVEILDGNRVYSNTGALKWVGSDGMGGALYTGPISFAADIDQDGTQEVINGRSVYNADGSLKCANTEIPHGFAGVANFDEDPAAEIAVAGHGSVSLLDDNCDLLWTREVHYTDPGQPFPTWRGHGGAPNIADFDGDGQVEIGLAGDWNYTVYGADGSVKWTTSIQEYSSGKTTSTTFDFEGDGRAEVIYADEISLRVLDGVTGEVRWQTRHSSGTTHELPLVVDVDADGSAEIIVVENNHVGGVGFNGIRVFRDRADEWVGTRGIWNQHAYSITNINDDGTIPAHPAANWLTPGLNNFRSNAPGTRVGVCRVKGTWENTGSLALPRMLHTAALLQDGRVLVAGGFNTTSELYDAATGTWTRTGDTLATHHYHTMTRLLDGRVLIAGGGQCPLTLATAELYYPSFGRWRATGSLVVFRTHHTATLLPNGKVLITGGEDTSGVALSSIELYDPESGTFSLAGNMGTARRDHTATLLPDGKVLVAGGGNDASATLNSAELYDPESGTWTPVGSMGTARRFHTMSLLANGKVLVAGGGSWDVASSTSAELYDPATKSWKATGSMSTPRRYHTATLLPNGRVLATAGYHEATGILKAAELYDPATGTWCPAGNLNVDRYGQTATLLDDGRVLATAGVSNTDTSSAELFSIDGDK; encoded by the coding sequence ATGAAGACGAGAGTGAAGGGCTGGAGCTCACGGCGCGCGGGGATGTCGCTGTCGCTGATGGTGCTGGCCGCCTGCAGCCAGGTGCGGAACGAGGAGCAGCAGGCTCCAACACCGAGCGCCGAGGCGCTCATCCGCGGTACGCCGAACCAGTCCCTGACGTCCATGGCCGCCAGTCTCACGCCGGAGCTTCAGTGGGCATGGACGGGCAGCTCGGTGTTGCCTGCGCACAAGCAGGTGATGATGACGCCCGTGGTGGTGGACGTGAACGGGGACGGCACTCCGGACATCGTCTTCAGCACCTTCGACGGTGAGTACTTCAACCGCACCAACGAAGAGGGCGGTAACGGCAACAGCAATGGCGTGCTCCGGGCCGTCAGTGGCGACGATGGACGCGAGTTGTGGGCCGCGACGGATCCATCGGCCCGGGTGAAGCCCGCGGCCAGCATCGCCGCCGGTGACATCGATGGCGACGGCAAGGTGGAGATCTGCGGCATTCCGGAGAACGGCCGCGGCATCATCTGCTTCGAGAACGACGGCACCTTCAAGTTCCGCTCGGCCCCGGACGCGTACGACTTCAACGAGTGGGGTGGCCCCTCCCTGGCGGACCTGGAGGGCGACGGCACCGTGGAGATCCTCGACGGCAACCGCGTCTACAGCAACACGGGCGCGCTGAAGTGGGTGGGCTCCGACGGCATGGGCGGCGCCCTCTACACCGGCCCCATCTCCTTCGCGGCGGACATCGACCAGGACGGCACGCAGGAGGTCATCAACGGCCGCTCCGTCTACAATGCCGACGGCAGCCTCAAGTGCGCGAACACGGAGATTCCGCACGGCTTCGCGGGCGTGGCCAACTTCGATGAGGACCCGGCCGCGGAGATCGCCGTCGCGGGCCATGGCTCGGTGAGCCTGCTCGACGACAACTGCGATCTCCTGTGGACCCGCGAGGTCCACTACACCGACCCGGGACAGCCCTTCCCCACCTGGCGTGGCCACGGTGGTGCGCCCAACATCGCGGACTTCGATGGTGACGGGCAGGTGGAGATCGGCCTGGCAGGTGATTGGAACTACACCGTCTACGGGGCCGATGGCTCCGTGAAGTGGACCACCTCCATCCAGGAGTACAGCTCCGGCAAGACGACCTCCACCACCTTCGACTTCGAGGGCGATGGCAGGGCCGAGGTCATCTACGCCGACGAGATCTCGCTGCGCGTGCTCGATGGTGTCACGGGCGAGGTGCGCTGGCAGACCCGTCACAGCTCGGGCACCACGCACGAGCTCCCGCTCGTCGTGGACGTGGACGCGGACGGCAGCGCGGAGATCATCGTGGTGGAGAACAACCACGTGGGCGGCGTTGGCTTCAACGGCATCCGCGTGTTCCGCGATCGTGCCGACGAGTGGGTGGGGACGCGCGGCATCTGGAACCAGCACGCCTACTCCATCACCAACATCAATGACGACGGCACCATCCCCGCGCACCCGGCGGCCAACTGGCTCACCCCGGGCCTCAACAACTTCCGCTCCAATGCTCCGGGCACCCGCGTCGGCGTCTGCCGCGTGAAGGGCACCTGGGAGAACACCGGCAGCCTGGCGCTGCCGCGCATGCTGCACACGGCCGCGCTGCTGCAGGACGGGCGCGTGCTGGTGGCGGGCGGCTTCAACACCACCTCGGAGCTGTATGACGCGGCCACGGGCACCTGGACGCGCACCGGTGACACGCTGGCCACGCACCACTACCACACGATGACGCGGCTGCTCGACGGGCGCGTGCTGATCGCTGGCGGCGGGCAGTGCCCCCTCACGCTCGCCACCGCCGAGCTGTACTACCCGTCCTTCGGCCGGTGGCGGGCCACCGGGAGCCTGGTGGTATTCCGCACGCACCACACGGCCACGCTGCTGCCCAATGGCAAGGTGCTGATCACGGGCGGCGAGGACACCTCGGGTGTCGCGCTGTCCTCGATCGAACTGTACGACCCGGAGAGCGGCACCTTCTCGCTCGCGGGCAACATGGGCACGGCCCGCCGCGACCACACGGCCACGCTGCTGCCCGACGGCAAGGTGCTGGTGGCGGGTGGTGGCAATGACGCCAGCGCCACCCTGAATTCGGCGGAGCTGTACGACCCGGAGAGTGGCACCTGGACTCCGGTGGGCAGCATGGGCACGGCGCGCCGCTTCCACACGATGTCGCTGCTGGCGAATGGCAAGGTGCTGGTGGCGGGTGGTGGGAGCTGGGACGTGGCCAGCAGCACCTCGGCCGAGCTGTATGACCCGGCCACGAAGAGCTGGAAGGCCACCGGCAGCATGAGCACGCCGCGCCGTTACCACACGGCCACGCTGCTGCCCAATGGCCGGGTGCTGGCCACCGCCGGCTACCACGAGGCCACCGGCATCCTGAAGGCCGCGGAGCTGTACGATCCGGCCACCGGGACCTGGTGCCCCGCGGGCAACCTGAACGTGGACCGCTACGGTCAGACGGCCACGCTGCTCGATGACGGCCGGGTGCTGGCGACCGCTGGCGTCAGCAACACCGATACGTCCTCCGCCGAGCTGTTCAGCATCGACGGCGACAAGTAG
- a CDS encoding TIGR02265 family protein has product MESQASTWNAESYDWKHDCEMRLVHVGAQDTVRGTFLNGTLQAIRTLGGDSLAADCLAACGHERFVDGFSYSISIQLRMMSMAMPELLTRCGSSERVLRYFGRRAAMDFLASPAGRMMLTLAKRDPKRLLSSLPSAYKASVSYGAQSIEWTGPKSGRVVLKREFLPHAFHAGMVELLLEVVGASRAKVSGRQTGRLDSLCEFSWE; this is encoded by the coding sequence ATGGAGAGCCAGGCTTCGACGTGGAACGCGGAGTCGTATGACTGGAAGCACGACTGCGAGATGAGGTTGGTGCATGTGGGTGCCCAGGACACCGTTCGAGGGACGTTCTTGAACGGAACGCTGCAGGCCATCCGCACGCTCGGAGGCGACTCGCTGGCGGCGGACTGCCTCGCGGCCTGCGGGCACGAGCGGTTCGTGGATGGCTTCAGCTACTCCATCAGCATCCAGCTGCGGATGATGTCCATGGCCATGCCGGAGCTGCTGACGCGGTGCGGCAGCTCCGAGCGGGTCCTCCGGTACTTCGGCCGGCGCGCGGCCATGGACTTCCTGGCGTCCCCGGCGGGCAGGATGATGCTGACGCTGGCGAAGAGGGACCCGAAGCGACTGCTGAGCAGCCTGCCCTCGGCCTACAAGGCGTCGGTGAGCTACGGGGCGCAGAGCATCGAATGGACCGGGCCGAAGAGCGGCCGCGTCGTCCTCAAGCGCGAGTTCCTGCCGCATGCGTTCCATGCGGGCATGGTGGAGCTGCTGCTCGAGGTGGTGGGCGCGAGCAGGGCGAAGGTGAGCGGCCGGCA